Proteins encoded by one window of Kineosporia corallincola:
- the glpK gene encoding glycerol kinase GlpK, with translation MADLVGAIDQGTTSTRFMLFDHEGNERGKHQLEHEQIMPHAGWVEHSPVEIWERTRSVMTNTLNGLGLQASDLAALGITNQRETTVVWNKKTGRPYYNAIVWQDTRTDRIASALEREGKGDVIRQKAGIPPATYFSAGKIQWILENVPGAREDAEKGDAIFGNTDSWLVWNMTGGVNGGKHVTDVTNASRTMLMNLETLDWDDELLGFFNIPRQMLPQIRPSSEPSWYGEVVSPGGFNGVPIAGILGDQQAAMVGQVCFAAGEAKNTYGTGNFLLLNTGNELVRSKNGLLSTVCYQFGDNAPVYALEGSIAVTGSAVQWLRDQLGIISGASEVESLARSVKDTGGMYFVPAFSGLFAPYWRSDARGAIVGMSRYNTNAHLARATLESICYQSRDVSEAMEADSGVHVEVLKVDGGVTANELCMQLQADILNVPVSRPVVAETTALGAAYAAGLAVGFWQNTDELRQNWNESKRWTPEWSDEQRANGYAGWKKAVDRTMGWVDVE, from the coding sequence ATGGCAGATCTCGTCGGTGCGATCGACCAGGGCACCACGTCGACCCGGTTCATGCTCTTCGACCACGAGGGCAACGAGCGCGGCAAGCACCAGCTCGAGCACGAGCAGATCATGCCCCACGCGGGCTGGGTGGAACACAGCCCGGTGGAGATCTGGGAGCGCACCCGCTCGGTCATGACCAACACCCTCAACGGGCTCGGTCTCCAGGCCTCCGACCTGGCCGCGCTGGGCATCACCAACCAGCGTGAGACCACGGTGGTCTGGAACAAGAAGACCGGTCGCCCGTACTACAACGCGATCGTCTGGCAGGACACCCGCACCGACCGCATCGCCTCCGCCCTGGAGCGCGAGGGCAAGGGCGACGTGATCCGGCAGAAGGCGGGAATCCCGCCGGCCACCTACTTCTCGGCCGGCAAGATCCAGTGGATCCTCGAGAACGTCCCCGGTGCGCGTGAAGACGCGGAGAAGGGCGACGCGATCTTCGGCAACACCGACAGCTGGCTGGTCTGGAACATGACCGGCGGCGTCAACGGCGGCAAGCACGTCACCGACGTGACCAACGCCAGCCGCACGATGCTGATGAACCTCGAGACCCTGGACTGGGACGACGAACTGCTCGGGTTCTTCAACATCCCGCGCCAGATGCTGCCGCAGATCCGGCCGTCGTCGGAGCCGTCCTGGTACGGCGAGGTGGTCAGCCCCGGTGGCTTCAACGGGGTCCCGATCGCGGGCATCCTCGGTGACCAGCAGGCCGCCATGGTGGGCCAGGTCTGCTTCGCGGCCGGCGAGGCCAAGAACACCTACGGCACCGGCAACTTCCTGCTGCTGAACACCGGTAACGAGCTGGTCCGGTCGAAAAACGGCCTGCTGAGCACGGTCTGCTACCAGTTCGGCGACAACGCCCCGGTCTACGCCCTCGAAGGGTCGATCGCGGTCACCGGCTCGGCCGTGCAGTGGCTGCGCGACCAGCTGGGCATCATCTCCGGCGCCTCCGAGGTCGAGAGCCTGGCGCGCTCGGTCAAGGACACCGGTGGCATGTACTTCGTGCCGGCCTTCTCCGGCCTGTTCGCGCCCTACTGGCGCAGCGACGCCCGAGGGGCGATCGTCGGCATGTCGCGGTACAACACCAATGCGCACCTGGCACGCGCCACGCTGGAATCGATCTGCTACCAGAGCCGCGACGTCTCCGAGGCGATGGAGGCCGACTCCGGGGTGCACGTCGAGGTGCTCAAGGTCGACGGTGGGGTCACCGCCAACGAGCTGTGCATGCAGCTCCAGGCGGACATCCTCAACGTGCCCGTGAGCCGTCCGGTGGTCGCCGAGACCACGGCCCTGGGTGCGGCCTACGCGGCCGGCCTGGCCGTCGGGTTCTGGCAGAACACCGACGAGCTGCGGCAGAACTGGAACGAGTCGAAGCGCTGGACGCCGGAGTGGTCCGACGAGCAGCGCGCCAACGGTTACGCGGGCTGGAAGAAGGCCGTGGACCGGACGATGGGATGGGTGGACGTGGAGTGA
- a CDS encoding carboxylate--amine ligase/circularly permuted type 2 ATP-grasp protein: MTGPGELTSLGVEEEFHVVDLLSRELVAQAPKLLEHLPDDTYSDELQRSVVESNTPVCNTLDDLRQALVNTRRRLVEVATPMGLGVVAAGTVPLVDPLQLSVTPNRRYEHMLDEYQTLVREQLICGAQVHVQVSDRDLAVRIAQRVTPRLPVLLALSASSPFWMGEDSGYASNRSLLWSRWPTAGLSGEVNSAAEHDQLIADLVDSGTISDAGMIYFDVRPSSHLPTLELRLTDACPDLDTVVLLAGLFRAMVRQEAAAITAGEPARRWPSPLLRSALWRAARSGLEGDLLDLPRSSRPVPAAQAVHQLLDDLRPQLEEAGDWDRVTELAERALVRGSSAAEQRTVYERRERFADVVDMLVRRTDPDQAAPTVPGEAGHPLALPLYREPGDEALAENGPTPAYEGMFRVLEELGPAGMRQRERRRDEEQRSNGVTFGVPGRASARLFPVDLLPRVVQADEWSRLSLGLRQRAAALDLFLHDIYGERAVLKDGVVPAWVVESAPGLRGTGALVHRQKVRAHISGMDLVKDSVTGEWLILEDNLRAPSGLGYSVQNRRLSDAVMGDLPRPARMLDPDVVPSMLLETLQSAALPSAPDTPQVVLLSDGPESSPWFEHRMLANEMGVPVAVISDLLVENDTVYLLREGGRTRVDVLYLRVDEEALLHSSGADGRPIGPSLLSAVGAARVVLANAPGNGVGDDKAVYAFVPQMIEYYLNEKPLLNSVPTFLCGLPDQAAQVLDRIEQLVLKPVDGYGGEGVLIGPLASEQEIEAHRKQLKTAPHRWIAQDMVQLSTMPCFTDDQLTAHHVDLRAFVLNSGTDELRVAPTALTRVAPAGSMVVNSSRGGGSKDTWLLA, encoded by the coding sequence GTGACCGGTCCCGGCGAACTGACCAGCCTCGGAGTCGAAGAAGAGTTCCACGTCGTGGACCTGCTGTCCCGCGAGCTGGTGGCCCAGGCCCCCAAGCTGCTGGAGCACCTGCCCGACGACACCTACTCCGACGAGCTCCAGCGCAGCGTGGTCGAGAGCAACACCCCGGTCTGCAACACCCTGGACGACCTGCGCCAGGCCCTGGTGAACACCCGCCGGCGGCTGGTCGAGGTGGCCACCCCGATGGGGCTGGGCGTGGTGGCCGCGGGCACCGTGCCGCTGGTCGACCCGCTCCAGCTGTCGGTGACGCCGAACCGGCGCTACGAGCACATGCTCGACGAGTACCAGACGCTGGTGCGCGAGCAGCTGATCTGTGGCGCGCAGGTGCACGTGCAGGTCTCCGACCGTGACCTGGCCGTCCGCATCGCGCAGCGGGTCACCCCGAGACTTCCCGTGCTGCTGGCTCTTTCGGCGTCCTCCCCGTTCTGGATGGGCGAGGACTCGGGCTACGCGAGCAACCGGTCGCTGCTCTGGTCGCGCTGGCCCACCGCCGGCCTGAGCGGCGAGGTGAACTCCGCAGCCGAGCACGACCAGCTGATCGCCGACCTGGTCGACTCCGGCACGATCAGCGACGCCGGGATGATCTACTTCGATGTGCGCCCCTCCTCGCACCTGCCCACGCTCGAACTGCGGCTCACCGACGCCTGTCCCGACCTGGACACGGTGGTGCTGCTGGCCGGGCTGTTCCGGGCGATGGTGCGCCAGGAGGCCGCCGCGATCACCGCCGGCGAACCGGCCCGGCGCTGGCCCTCGCCCCTGCTGCGCAGCGCGCTGTGGCGGGCGGCCCGCTCCGGCCTGGAGGGCGACCTGCTCGACCTGCCACGCTCCTCGCGCCCGGTGCCGGCCGCGCAGGCCGTGCACCAGCTGCTCGACGACCTGCGCCCGCAGCTGGAGGAGGCCGGCGACTGGGACCGGGTCACCGAGCTGGCCGAACGCGCCCTGGTACGAGGCAGTTCCGCGGCCGAGCAGCGCACCGTGTACGAGCGCCGCGAGCGGTTCGCCGACGTGGTCGACATGCTGGTGCGCCGCACCGACCCGGACCAGGCCGCGCCGACCGTGCCGGGTGAGGCCGGGCACCCCCTGGCCCTGCCGCTGTACCGGGAGCCCGGCGACGAGGCGCTGGCCGAGAACGGCCCCACGCCGGCCTACGAGGGCATGTTCCGGGTGCTCGAGGAGCTCGGCCCGGCCGGTATGCGGCAGCGGGAGCGGCGGCGCGACGAGGAGCAGCGCTCCAACGGCGTCACCTTCGGCGTGCCGGGCCGGGCCAGCGCCCGGCTGTTCCCGGTCGACCTGCTGCCCCGCGTGGTGCAGGCCGACGAGTGGTCCAGGCTCAGCCTGGGCCTGCGGCAGCGGGCAGCGGCCCTCGACCTGTTCCTGCACGACATCTACGGCGAGCGCGCGGTGCTGAAAGACGGCGTGGTGCCGGCCTGGGTGGTCGAGTCGGCCCCCGGCCTGCGCGGCACCGGGGCACTGGTGCACCGGCAGAAGGTGCGCGCCCACATCAGCGGCATGGACCTGGTGAAGGACTCGGTCACCGGCGAGTGGCTGATCCTGGAAGACAATCTGCGGGCCCCCTCCGGCCTGGGCTACTCGGTGCAGAACCGGCGGCTGAGCGACGCGGTGATGGGCGACCTGCCGCGCCCGGCGCGCATGCTCGACCCGGACGTGGTGCCGTCGATGCTGCTGGAGACGTTGCAGTCGGCGGCGCTGCCGAGTGCCCCCGACACCCCGCAGGTGGTGCTGCTCAGCGACGGCCCGGAGAGCTCGCCCTGGTTCGAGCACCGCATGCTGGCCAACGAGATGGGTGTGCCGGTGGCCGTGATCAGCGACCTGCTGGTCGAGAACGACACCGTGTACCTGCTGCGGGAGGGTGGCCGCACCCGGGTGGACGTGCTCTACCTGCGGGTCGACGAGGAAGCGCTGCTGCACTCCTCGGGCGCGGACGGCCGGCCGATCGGGCCCTCGCTGCTGTCCGCGGTCGGTGCGGCCCGGGTGGTGCTGGCCAACGCCCCGGGCAACGGGGTGGGCGACGACAAGGCCGTGTACGCCTTCGTGCCGCAGATGATCGAGTACTACCTGAACGAGAAGCCGCTGCTGAACAGCGTTCCGACGTTCCTGTGCGGGCTGCCGGACCAGGCCGCGCAGGTGCTGGACCGGATCGAGCAGCTGGTGCTGAAGCCGGTGGACGGCTACGGCGGTGAGGGTGTGCTGATCGGGCCGCTGGCCTCCGAGCAGGAGATCGAGGCGCACCGCAAGCAGCTGAAGACCGCACCGCACCGCTGGATCGCCCAGGACATGGTGCAGCTGTCGACCATGCCCTGCTTCACCGATGATCAGCTCACGGCGCACCACGTGGACCTGCGGGCCTTCGTGCTGAACTCGGGCACCGACGAGCTGCGGGTGGCCCCCACGGCCCTGACCCGGGTGGCCCCGGCCGGGAGCATGGTGGTGAACAGCTCGCGCGGGGGCGGCTCGAAAGACACCTGGCTGCTGGCCTAG
- a CDS encoding PASTA domain-containing protein, which translates to MKAIAVAVLGLLLLAGCASGAQVGSIDSGENPAAEPAAVSTRSQADIDEKRAQEREDDPRTAEEERRDEAREAAEQVKKIAGDIRKGITEAHFTMPDVVGGNLQQAQDELQSRGSYLLDQVDATSQHRFQLLDSDWKVCHQSPAAGTRTLKTSLVRLEAVKLDENCP; encoded by the coding sequence ATGAAGGCGATCGCGGTGGCGGTGCTCGGTCTCTTGCTGCTGGCCGGGTGCGCGAGCGGGGCGCAGGTCGGGTCCATCGACTCCGGGGAGAACCCGGCCGCCGAACCGGCCGCCGTGTCCACCCGCAGCCAGGCCGACATCGACGAGAAGCGGGCGCAGGAGCGTGAGGACGACCCGCGCACCGCCGAGGAGGAGCGCCGCGACGAGGCCCGCGAGGCCGCCGAGCAGGTCAAGAAGATCGCCGGAGACATCCGCAAGGGCATCACCGAGGCGCACTTCACCATGCCCGACGTGGTCGGCGGCAACCTCCAGCAGGCGCAGGACGAGCTCCAGTCGCGCGGCAGCTACCTGCTCGACCAGGTCGACGCCACCAGCCAGCACCGTTTCCAGCTGCTCGACTCGGACTGGAAGGTCTGCCACCAGTCACCCGCGGCGGGCACCCGCACGCTCAAGACCAGCCTGGTACGGCTGGAGGCGGTCAAGCTCGACGAGAACTGCCCGTAG
- a CDS encoding N-acetylglutaminylglutamine amidotransferase, producing the protein MCGLGGEFRLDGAKPDLDAVARMSPCLERRGPDSKGTWSHGPVAFVHHRLKIIDLSEAGSQPMVDDELRLAMIFNGCVYNHHELRRELEGHGYRFRSTSDTEVILKAYHHWGTSFVDHFLGMFAIVLTELDTGRVVMARDRLGIKPLYLSETPRRIRFASTLPALLAAGDVDTSIDPVALHHYLSWHSVVPAPRTILSGVRKLPPATVRVIEPDGSSTEAVYWNPPATHDLSIGDDEWRERTLAALDLAVQRRMVSDVPVGVLLSGGLDSSLVVALLARAGQQGLATFSIGFNAAGGEIGDEFEYSDLVAKEFGTDHHKILIPDDRLAHGVEGAIAAMSEPMVSHDCVAFYLLSEEVSKKITVVQSGQGADEVFAGYDWYPPLRDVPRSQAAEAYAGVFFDRPSSGVAALLNPDRTVDGDPSLAFVRDHFAAPGAESTLDAALRIDSRIMLVDDPVKRVDNMTMAWGLEARVPFLDHELVELAALCPPGLKLAHGGKGVLKEAARGVVPDAVIDRTKGYFPVPGVRHLDGPILESVREALTSRAALDRALFRPEVVNGLLGDPNTARTTIGANVLWQLGLLELWLQRTGL; encoded by the coding sequence ATGTGCGGCTTGGGTGGCGAGTTCCGGCTGGACGGTGCGAAACCCGATCTCGACGCGGTGGCCAGGATGTCACCGTGCCTGGAGCGCCGGGGGCCGGACTCGAAGGGGACCTGGTCGCACGGGCCGGTGGCGTTCGTGCACCATCGGCTGAAGATCATCGACCTCTCCGAGGCCGGGTCGCAGCCGATGGTAGACGACGAACTGCGCCTGGCCATGATCTTCAACGGCTGCGTGTACAACCACCACGAGCTGCGGCGCGAGCTGGAGGGCCACGGCTACCGGTTCCGTTCCACGTCCGACACCGAGGTGATCCTCAAGGCGTACCACCACTGGGGCACGTCCTTCGTCGACCACTTCCTCGGCATGTTCGCGATCGTGCTGACCGAGCTGGACACCGGCCGGGTGGTGATGGCCCGTGACCGGCTCGGTATCAAGCCGCTGTACCTGAGCGAGACCCCGCGGCGCATCCGGTTCGCCTCCACGCTGCCCGCCCTGCTGGCGGCGGGCGACGTGGACACCTCGATCGACCCGGTCGCGCTGCACCACTACCTGTCCTGGCACTCGGTGGTGCCGGCGCCGCGCACCATCCTGTCCGGGGTGCGCAAGCTGCCGCCGGCCACCGTGCGGGTGATCGAGCCCGACGGCTCGTCCACCGAGGCGGTGTACTGGAATCCCCCCGCCACGCACGATCTTTCGATCGGGGACGACGAGTGGCGGGAGAGGACCCTCGCCGCGCTCGACCTGGCCGTGCAGCGGCGCATGGTGTCGGACGTCCCGGTGGGCGTGCTGCTGTCCGGCGGTCTCGACTCCAGCCTGGTGGTGGCGCTGCTGGCCCGGGCCGGGCAGCAGGGACTGGCCACGTTCAGCATCGGGTTCAACGCCGCGGGCGGCGAGATCGGCGACGAGTTCGAGTACTCCGACCTGGTGGCCAAGGAGTTCGGCACCGATCACCACAAGATCCTGATCCCCGACGACCGGCTGGCCCACGGCGTGGAGGGCGCGATCGCGGCGATGAGCGAGCCGATGGTCAGCCACGACTGCGTGGCCTTCTACCTGCTCTCCGAGGAGGTCTCGAAGAAGATCACGGTGGTGCAGTCCGGGCAGGGCGCCGACGAGGTGTTCGCCGGGTACGACTGGTACCCGCCGCTGCGCGACGTCCCCCGTTCGCAGGCCGCCGAGGCCTACGCCGGGGTGTTCTTCGACCGGCCGTCGTCGGGTGTGGCCGCCCTGCTGAACCCGGACCGCACGGTGGACGGCGACCCGAGCCTGGCGTTCGTCCGCGACCACTTCGCCGCCCCGGGCGCCGAGAGCACCCTCGACGCGGCGCTGCGCATCGACAGCCGGATCATGCTGGTGGACGACCCGGTGAAGCGGGTCGACAACATGACGATGGCGTGGGGGCTGGAGGCGCGCGTCCCGTTCCTCGACCATGAACTCGTGGAACTCGCTGCGCTCTGCCCACCCGGACTCAAGCTCGCGCACGGTGGCAAGGGCGTGCTCAAGGAGGCGGCCCGGGGCGTCGTGCCGGACGCCGTCATCGACCGCACCAAGGGCTACTTCCCGGTGCCCGGGGTGCGTCATCTCGACGGCCCCATCCTCGAAAGCGTGCGCGAGGCACTGACTTCGCGGGCCGCGCTGGACCGGGCACTGTTCCGGCCGGAGGTGGTGAACGGCCTGCTCGGCGACCCCAACACGGCCCGCACCACGATCGGCGCGAACGTGCTGTGGCAGCTCGGCCTGCTCGAGCTCTGGCTCCAGCGGACCGGTCTGTGA
- a CDS encoding endo alpha-1,4 polygalactosaminidase, translating to MVRLTAVGAGAALVLAGGIVGATGGTSQAGAQADTSAQAANQAGTQPSADAGPVTSSPSSTIEVSGKGYTLPPLNGKVDIQLAGGYRPGAGVRTIDRDRSEDPVKGVYSICYINGFQTQDYEKSFWTATRARRALLLKDADGKPLEDANWPGEYILDTSTKNKRAAIARIEYAWIDDCAARGYQAVDPDNLDTWTRFPAELRRADNLALAKLLAGRAHSKGLAIAQKNAGELSRATRKAIGFDFAVVESCQVYDECGLYDQAYGDRWFEIEYTDNGSANWNTACDARGDRISVIYRDPTILPKTADDYHYEEC from the coding sequence GTGGTTCGTCTCACCGCAGTCGGTGCCGGCGCCGCCCTCGTGCTCGCCGGCGGCATCGTCGGCGCCACGGGCGGCACCTCACAGGCCGGAGCCCAGGCCGACACCAGCGCGCAGGCCGCCAACCAGGCCGGCACCCAGCCCTCGGCGGATGCCGGACCGGTCACGAGCTCCCCGTCGTCCACCATTGAGGTCAGCGGCAAGGGCTACACCCTGCCGCCGCTGAACGGGAAGGTCGACATCCAGCTGGCCGGCGGGTACCGGCCCGGCGCCGGGGTCCGGACCATCGACCGGGACCGCTCCGAGGACCCGGTCAAGGGCGTCTACTCAATCTGCTACATCAACGGTTTCCAGACCCAGGACTACGAGAAGTCGTTCTGGACCGCCACCCGGGCGCGGCGCGCCCTGCTGCTGAAAGACGCCGACGGCAAGCCGCTCGAAGACGCGAACTGGCCGGGCGAGTACATCCTCGACACCTCGACGAAGAACAAGCGGGCCGCGATCGCCCGGATCGAGTACGCCTGGATCGACGACTGTGCGGCCAGGGGCTATCAGGCCGTGGACCCCGACAACCTGGACACCTGGACCCGTTTCCCGGCCGAACTGCGCCGGGCCGACAACCTGGCGCTGGCGAAACTGCTGGCCGGCCGGGCACACTCGAAGGGCCTGGCGATCGCCCAGAAGAACGCCGGTGAGCTGAGCCGCGCAACCCGCAAGGCGATCGGCTTCGACTTCGCGGTGGTGGAGTCGTGCCAGGTGTACGACGAATGCGGGCTCTACGACCAGGCTTACGGCGACCGCTGGTTCGAGATCGAGTACACCGACAACGGCTCGGCCAACTGGAACACGGCCTGCGACGCCCGCGGCGATCGGATCTCGGTGATCTACCGCGACCCGACGATCCTGCCGAAGACCGCGGACGACTACCACTACGAGGAGTGCTGA
- a CDS encoding glycerol-3-phosphate dehydrogenase/oxidase, with protein sequence MTQEPFSPAGREAALARLASEELDVLVIGGGVVGAGAALDAVTRGLNTGLVEMRDYAAGTSSRSTKLFHGGLRYLEQFNFALVFEALKERSLNLETLAPHLVHPVEFIYPLTKAFDHAYVSLGMGVYDVMGSGRGVPHHMRYMRRSKAADSFPSGKRSQISGAISFYEGQVDDARHTMMISRTAAAYGAAIANSTRVERFLREDDRVVGVVARDLESGKEFEIRAQHVINAAGVWTDEIQEMVGGRGSFRVRASKGVHVLVPRNRINSATGIIHRTEKSLLFIIPRGGHWVIGTTDTDWDLDLAHPAASQNDIDYLLDHANALLADPLTREDVVGVYAGLRPLLAGEDESTSTLSREHAVASPVRGLTVIAGGKYTTYRIMGKDAVDNAVHAMDRVVPPSVTEKIPLIGADGYHGAWNNRHQIAKRTGLRVHVLEHLLKRYGSLYTQVLELIDERPELGEPLTGGEEYLKAEIVYAASHEGALHLDDILARRTRLSIEVRDRGVDAAAEVADLVAPVLGWGPEQKAKEIEHYTLRVKAEVESQKQLDDQTADAARLGAPDVRVGIPKA encoded by the coding sequence ATCACGCAGGAACCGTTCAGCCCGGCCGGCCGTGAGGCCGCTCTGGCCCGGCTGGCGAGCGAGGAACTCGATGTCCTGGTGATCGGGGGTGGCGTGGTCGGGGCCGGTGCGGCTCTCGACGCCGTCACCCGGGGTCTGAACACCGGTCTGGTCGAGATGCGGGACTACGCGGCGGGCACCTCCAGCCGTTCGACCAAGCTGTTCCACGGTGGCCTGCGCTACCTGGAGCAGTTCAACTTCGCCCTCGTCTTCGAGGCGCTGAAGGAGCGGTCGCTCAACCTGGAGACCCTGGCCCCGCACCTCGTTCACCCGGTGGAGTTCATCTATCCGCTGACCAAGGCGTTCGACCACGCCTACGTGTCCCTGGGCATGGGCGTCTACGACGTCATGGGCTCGGGCCGGGGCGTGCCGCACCACATGCGGTACATGCGCCGGAGCAAGGCGGCCGACTCGTTCCCCTCCGGCAAGCGCTCGCAGATCAGCGGCGCCATCTCGTTCTACGAGGGCCAGGTGGACGACGCCCGTCACACCATGATGATCTCCCGCACGGCAGCGGCCTACGGTGCGGCGATCGCCAACAGCACCCGGGTCGAACGGTTCCTGCGCGAGGACGACCGCGTCGTCGGTGTCGTCGCCCGTGATCTGGAGTCCGGCAAGGAGTTCGAGATCCGGGCCCAGCACGTGATCAACGCGGCCGGGGTCTGGACCGACGAGATCCAGGAGATGGTCGGCGGCCGTGGCTCGTTCCGGGTACGCGCGTCCAAGGGCGTTCACGTCCTGGTGCCGCGCAACCGGATCAACAGCGCGACCGGCATCATCCACCGCACCGAGAAGAGCCTGCTCTTCATCATCCCCCGGGGCGGTCACTGGGTGATCGGCACGACCGACACCGACTGGGACCTGGACCTGGCCCACCCGGCGGCCAGCCAGAACGACATCGACTACCTGCTGGACCACGCCAACGCCCTGCTGGCCGACCCGCTGACCCGCGAGGACGTCGTCGGCGTCTACGCCGGCCTGCGGCCTCTGCTGGCCGGCGAGGACGAGTCCACCAGCACACTCTCCCGGGAGCACGCGGTGGCCAGCCCGGTCCGCGGCCTGACCGTGATCGCGGGTGGGAAGTACACCACCTACCGGATCATGGGTAAGGACGCGGTCGACAACGCGGTGCACGCCATGGACCGCGTCGTCCCCCCGTCGGTCACCGAGAAGATCCCGCTGATCGGGGCCGACGGCTACCACGGGGCCTGGAACAACCGGCACCAGATCGCCAAGCGCACCGGCCTGCGGGTGCACGTGCTGGAGCACCTGCTCAAGCGCTACGGCAGCCTGTACACCCAGGTGCTCGAGCTGATCGACGAGCGTCCGGAACTGGGCGAGCCGCTGACCGGCGGCGAGGAGTACCTGAAGGCCGAGATCGTCTACGCCGCCTCGCACGAGGGGGCACTGCACCTGGACGACATCCTGGCCCGCCGGACCCGGCTGTCGATCGAGGTGCGCGACCGTGGTGTCGACGCCGCCGCGGAGGTCGCCGACCTGGTGGCACCGGTGCTCGGCTGGGGCCCGGAGCAGAAGGCCAAGGAGATCGAGCACTACACCCTGCGGGTGAAGGCAGAGGTCGAGTCGCAGAAGCAGCTCGACGACCAGACCGCCGACGCCGCCCGCCTGGGCGCACCCGACGTGCGGGTGGGCATCCCGAAGGCCTGA
- a CDS encoding S9 family peptidase, whose amino-acid sequence MNVQESFGHDDQAGEAVPEDVYGSWSPTPDPHGTRIAFISDRGGAPSIWVKDLHSQQTQPVSPGISLARVLSISWSPDGAWLACLVAGAGSSRDEIWVVRPDGSGLRLVSGGPGRTAWLGAGSRHGWTAQGQLMVTETVGAVASAVLISPADGTRTVITSGPLVSLLDVAGDRALIRRGPRSYRTLAVCALDGSDERAVHTSVTGERGGFADLGALSPDGRHLYARTEADHDLAALVRLDLSGDGPAELLARRDHAELQRFSLSADGATAVLLWNEYGGTSAVSLLDLDSLKQDEIGPLPRDVVDDCQLLAGGKSLILAAEDWSDPRGAWTIDLVTGTTLPLTSKADGELRGSRGASYATVDTADLTRPVLRRFRGLDGLPLSGWLYRPDSPAPWPTMIHLHGGPESQERPVYNSLFQSLVSAGVAVFAPNVRGSSGFGRAFETADDVELRDGSIQDVSAAAEHLLESGVSVPGRVGLMGRSYGGYLTLAGLTWFPQLFAVGIDVCGMADLETFYRHTEPWIAAAAVSKYGDPAAHAGLLREFSPIRRIDRLRAPLLVVHGADDTNVPLEEAEQVVESLAKNDVRHQFLLFPGEGHELLDTANRVTFVRTAVDWVCEHLEVSHPPV is encoded by the coding sequence GTGAACGTCCAGGAATCCTTCGGGCACGACGACCAGGCCGGCGAGGCCGTACCCGAGGACGTCTACGGCAGCTGGTCACCCACGCCCGACCCGCACGGCACGCGGATCGCCTTCATCTCCGACCGTGGCGGGGCGCCCTCGATCTGGGTGAAAGACCTGCACTCGCAGCAGACCCAGCCGGTCAGCCCGGGCATCTCGCTGGCCCGGGTGCTGTCGATCAGCTGGTCGCCCGACGGGGCCTGGCTGGCCTGCCTGGTGGCGGGCGCGGGCAGCTCGCGCGACGAGATCTGGGTGGTCCGCCCGGACGGTTCCGGCCTGCGTCTGGTGTCCGGTGGCCCGGGGCGGACCGCCTGGCTGGGGGCGGGGTCCCGGCACGGGTGGACGGCCCAAGGACAGCTCATGGTCACCGAGACCGTGGGGGCCGTGGCGTCCGCCGTGCTGATCTCGCCCGCCGACGGCACCCGCACGGTGATCACCTCCGGGCCGCTGGTGTCGCTGCTCGACGTGGCCGGTGACCGGGCGCTGATCCGGCGCGGCCCGCGCAGCTACCGCACGCTGGCGGTCTGCGCGCTCGACGGGTCGGACGAGCGGGCGGTGCACACCTCGGTGACCGGCGAGCGCGGCGGCTTCGCCGATCTGGGGGCGCTCTCACCCGACGGCCGGCACCTGTACGCCCGCACCGAGGCCGACCACGACCTGGCCGCGCTGGTCCGCCTGGACCTGTCCGGCGACGGCCCGGCCGAGCTGCTGGCCCGCCGGGATCACGCCGAGCTGCAACGCTTTTCCCTGTCGGCAGACGGCGCCACGGCCGTGCTGCTGTGGAACGAGTACGGCGGCACCAGCGCGGTGAGCCTGCTCGACCTGGACTCGCTGAAGCAGGACGAGATCGGCCCGCTGCCACGTGACGTGGTGGACGACTGCCAGCTCCTCGCCGGGGGCAAGTCGCTGATCCTCGCGGCGGAGGACTGGTCGGACCCGCGCGGCGCCTGGACCATCGACCTGGTCACCGGCACCACGCTGCCGCTGACCAGCAAGGCCGACGGTGAGCTGCGCGGTTCCCGGGGCGCCAGCTACGCCACGGTCGACACCGCCGACCTGACCCGGCCGGTGCTGCGGCGCTTTCGCGGGCTGGACGGCCTGCCGCTGAGCGGCTGGCTCTACCGCCCCGACTCGCCCGCCCCCTGGCCGACGATGATCCACCTGCACGGCGGGCCGGAGTCGCAGGAACGCCCGGTGTACAACTCCCTGTTCCAGTCGCTGGTGTCGGCCGGGGTCGCGGTGTTCGCGCCGAATGTGCGCGGTTCCTCGGGTTTCGGGCGGGCCTTCGAGACCGCGGACGACGTGGAGCTGCGCGACGGCTCGATCCAGGACGTCTCCGCGGCCGCGGAACACCTTCTGGAGAGCGGGGTCTCGGTGCCCGGCCGGGTCGGGCTGATGGGCCGGTCGTACGGCGGCTACCTGACCCTGGCCGGCCTGACCTGGTTCCCGCAGCTGTTCGCGGTCGGCATCGACGTGTGCGGGATGGCCGACCTGGAGACCTTCTACCGGCACACCGAGCCGTGGATCGCCGCGGCCGCGGTGTCCAAGTACGGCGACCCGGCCGCCCACGCCGGGCTGCTGCGCGAGTTCTCACCGATCCGCCGGATCGACCGGCTGAGGGCCCCGTTGCTGGTGGTGCACGGCGCCGACGACACCAACGTGCCACTGGAGGAGGCCGAGCAGGTGGTCGAGTCTCTGGCGAAAAACGATGTGCGGCACCAGTTCCTGCTGTTCCCGGGGGAGGGGCACGAGCTGCTCGACACGGCGAACCGGGTGACCTTCGTACGTACCGCCGTCGACTGGGTCTGCGAGCATCTGGAGGTCAGCCACCCACCGGTGTGA